Proteins encoded together in one Janthinobacterium tructae window:
- a CDS encoding alpha/beta fold hydrolase: MKRTLQTLILLGTVLLAGASQAAAPAAFTVDVTGLGRPLILIPGLASSGEVWQGTVARLCGPKTGRACHVLTLAGFAGVAPIEGDLLAQAEQQLADYISTRKLGRPAIIGHSLGGFLGLKMAIDHPAQTGKLLIVDSLPALGAVQMPNATPEQLQAMSSQMQSAMRAQDVASSSASQRRTVAGMATAPADVERIIGWGQRSDRETVIRAMGTLMASDLRQDVAKVQSPTLVLGTWIAYKDYAPRAAIEATFQQQYAQLPGVRIALADTARHFIMYDQPDWMHARIEQFLD, encoded by the coding sequence ATGAAACGAACATTGCAAACATTGATCTTGCTCGGTACCGTGCTGCTGGCGGGCGCCAGCCAGGCCGCAGCGCCCGCGGCATTCACGGTCGACGTCACGGGCCTGGGCCGTCCCCTGATCCTGATTCCCGGCCTGGCATCCTCGGGCGAAGTCTGGCAAGGCACGGTGGCGCGCCTGTGCGGACCGAAAACAGGACGCGCCTGCCATGTGCTGACCCTGGCCGGCTTTGCCGGCGTGGCGCCTATCGAAGGCGACCTGCTGGCACAGGCGGAGCAGCAACTGGCCGACTACATCAGCACCCGGAAACTGGGCCGGCCGGCCATCATCGGGCATAGCCTGGGCGGCTTCCTGGGCCTGAAAATGGCCATCGACCATCCGGCCCAGACGGGCAAGCTGCTGATCGTCGACTCGCTGCCGGCGCTGGGCGCGGTGCAAATGCCAAACGCCACGCCGGAACAGCTGCAAGCCATGTCAAGCCAGATGCAATCGGCCATGCGGGCGCAGGATGTGGCCAGCTCCAGCGCCAGCCAGCGCCGAACGGTTGCCGGCATGGCGACGGCGCCGGCCGACGTGGAGCGCATCATCGGCTGGGGCCAGCGCTCGGACCGCGAAACGGTCATCCGCGCCATGGGCACGCTGATGGCCAGCGACCTGCGCCAGGACGTGGCGAAAGTGCAGTCGCCCACGCTGGTGCTGGGCACCTGGATCGCCTACAAGGACTATGCGCCGCGCGCCGCCATCGAAGCGACCTTCCAGCAACAGTATGCACAGCTGCCGGGCGTAAGAATCGCGCTGGCCGACACGGCGCGCCATTTCATCATGTACGACCAGCCGGACTGGATGCATGCGCGCATCGAACAGTTCCTGGACTAG